ACCGAGCTCGGCGTGTTCGAGCCAGGCAAGGTCGCCGAAGCGCTGACCGCGGCCGCCAGTAAATAGCCGACGGATTACATCCGTCGGACAATCACCTGCCGGCAAGGGCAGAACGAGTAACGAGCCCCTTATCAATGTCCGCCACTACCGAGCCGCCGGACAGACTCGAGGCGCTCCGACGGGTTCTCTTGCGACTTGCCAACGACGAGGCGTTTGCGGCTGGCGTCCAGGCGATGCCTGGTATGGCGTCTCCCTTCGGCGGGGTTTCGTTCACGGAGGACGCCCAGCACGCCATTGCGGTAATTGATGCTTTGGAGCCGGAGGAACGTCGGTCCCCGGGCTCGATTTCTCAGCCGCGCCGCATCGATATCGCTGCAGCGGCAGGAGCCTCAGTCGACTTTGTCGACGCAATGCTGTCATTCGCGGTTCGGTATTCTGAGCAAGTTGACAGTGTCCGGCAGACTCGTTGGGCATTCCACGAGCTCCGTGATCTCTTCCTGCCCCCGCCTGATCCACCGTCGCAGTGGAACCCGCGGGGCTGAACACTCCAGCGGCGTCTCCGATGGCCGTAGGCCCTCGGCTGTTTCCGTCTTGCGGATTCGTCTGCCGCTCGCCACGGGGTGGCCCATCGGCTGTCGACGCGGGGCGGAATCGGCTACATTGGAGGTTTCTGCGGTCCCGCACGCCATTACCTAAGTACTGCTTAGAACGTCGGTTATGTTCGAAAACCTGCAAGACGGCCTCTCCTCCGCCCTGAAGTCCATCAGCGGCAAAGGGAAGCTCTCCGAGTCGAACATGCGGGACGGCCTGAAGCTGGTCGAGCGCTCCCTGCTCGAGGCCGACGTCAGCTACGAGGTGGTCCGCACGTTCATGAAGAACGTGACCGAGGTCGCGGTTGGCGAGAAGGTGCTCAAGTCGCTCAACCCGAGCCAGCAGGTGGTCGGCGTGGTGCACCAGCAGCTCATCGAGCTGATGGGGCCGGTCGACCACTCGCTGCACCTCAAGGGCCCGGGCGACGTCACCGTGCTGATGATGTGCGGCCTGCAGGGGTCCGGAAAGACCACCAGCTGCGGCAAGCTCGGCCGCATGCTCAAGAGCCGCGGCCGCAAGCCGCTGCTCGTGGCGGCAGACCTGCAGCGTCCGGCGGCCATCGACCAGCTCCACGTGCTGGGCGAGCAGCTCGACATCCCGGTCTACTCCGAGCGCGGCGAGCAGGACCCGGTCAAGGTCTGCAACAACGCCGTGAAGCAGGCCAAGAAGCTAGGCGCCGACACGGTCATCCTCGACACCGCCGGCCGGCTGCACATCGACGACGAGCTGATGGGCCAGCTCGAGCGGATCGACAAGCAGTGCAGCCCCGAGCAGATCTACCTGGTGGTCGACGGCATGACCGGCCAGGACGCCGTGAACAGCGCCAAGGCGTTCAACGAGGCGCTCGAGATCGACGGCGTCATCATGACCAAGCTCGACGGCGACGCCCGCGGCGGCGCCGCGCTGTCGGTCAAAGAAGTCACCGGCGTGCCGATCAAGTTCATCGGCACCGGCGAGCACCTCGACGCGCTCGAGGAGTTCCACCCGGACCGCATGGCCGGCCGCATCCTCGGCCAGGGCGACATCCTCTCGCTGGTCGAGAAGGCCCAGAGCGAATTCGACGAAGAGGAGATGCGCGCCCAGGAGGAGAAGCTCGCCAAGGGCGAGTTCACCCTCGACGACTTCAAGAAGCAGCTCAAACAGATCACCCGCCTGGGCCCGCTCCGCAAGGTGATGGGCATGATCCCCGGCATGAAGGGGATGATGGACAGCATGGGGGACATGGACCCCGAGCAGGACATGAAGCAGCTGTTCGGCATCATCGACTCGATGACGCCGGCCGAGAAGCGCGACCCCAAGCTCATCGACCAGAGCCGCCGCCGCCGCATCGCGGCCGGCTCGGGCGTCGAGCCCCACCAGGTGAACGATCTGGTCAAGATGTTCGAGCCGATGGCCCAGATGATGAAGTCGATGGCCGGCAAGGGCATGAAGGACCGCATGAAGATGTTCAACCAGATCAAGGGTGAGATGATGCAGAACCCCACCGGGGCCCTCACCCGCAAGAAGCAGGGCACCGGCAAGCGGCTGTCGTCCAAGGACAAGGCGATGGCCCGCAAGGAGCGGGAAAAAATGATCAAGAAGCTCCGCAAGCAGAAAAAGAAACGGTAGCCGCCGATGCCCGCCCGACCCTACGTGCTGGCCGAGTGCACCCTGCCGATGGTCCGCCAGGCGGAGTCCCGGGTCGCGGTGCTGCCGTGGGGCGCGACCGAGGCCCACAACCTGCACCTCCCCTACGCGACCGATAACCTCGAGGCCGAGGCGGTCGCCATCGAGTCGGCCCGCCGCGCCTGGGAACGTGGCGCCCGCGCCGTGGTGCTCCCCACCCTCCCCTTCGGCGTCAACACCCAGCAGCTCGACCTGCCGCTGACCATCAACATGAACCCCTCGACGCAGGCGCTCGTCCTGCGGGACGTGGTCGACAGCCTGGCGGGCCAAGGCGTGCCGAACCTGGTCGTGCTGAACTTCCACGGCGGCAACCACTTCAACCAGATGGTCCGCGAGCTACAGGCGCGGACCACGGTCTTCCTGAGCGTGGTGAACGGCTTCGCGGTTGTCCCCCGCGACGGCTACTTCGACCACGGCGGTGACCACGCCGACGAACTCGAAACCAGCCTGCTGCTGCACCTCGCCCCCGACCTGGTCCGCCCGCTCGACGAGGCCGGCCCCGGCGCCGCCCGGCAGTGGCGGATCCAGGCGTTCCGTGAGAAGTGGGCCTGGGCGCCGAGGCAGTGGACCAAGGTCACCGACGACACCGGCGTCGGCGACCCCTCGGCCGCCACCGCCGACAAGGGCGCCCGCTACTTCGACGCCGTGACCGCCAAGGTGGCTGACTTCCTGGTTGACCTCGCCGAGGCCGACCCGAACGATTGCTACGAGTAGCGCGACACCGCCGGCTCGCCCCTCACCCCTGCGCGACCCCCAATGCCCCCGATCCGTCTGCTCGCCGCCCTCCCGCTGCTGTGCCTCGCGACCGCCGGCGTCCCTGCCGCGGCCGCCGAACCACCCAAGACCACCGTCTACCGCTCCGGCCACGACGGCTACCACACCTTCCGCATCCCGGTGCTGCTCCGCGCCGCCAACGGCGACCTGCTCGCCTTCGCCGAAGGCCGCAAGAACGGCCCGGGCGACGCCGGCGACATCGACCTCGTCGTGAAGCGGAGCACCGACGGCGGCGCCACCTGGGGCAGGCTGCAGCTGGTGCAGGACGAGTGGGACTCGCCCGACGCCGGTGTGACCCTCGGCAACCCCACGCCGGTGGTCGACGCCGCCGACCCCGAGCACCCGGGCAGGGTCTGGCTGCTGTTCACCCGCGACAACGACCGCGTCTTCTCCTGCTTCTCCGACGACCACGGCGCCACGTGGTCCGACCGGGTTGATATCACCGCCGACGTGAAGGACCCCGACTGGAACTGGTACGCCACCGGCCCGGTGCACGGCCTGCAACTCACCAGCGGCCCGCACGCCGGCCGCCTGGTCATCCCGTGCGACCACCGCAGCAGATCGACCGGGGGCTGGGGCGCCCACCTCGTCTACAGCGACGACCACGGACGCTCGTGGCAGATCGGCGCCCGGGACACCACCGAACCCGACTCCGCCGTCCACCCGAACGAGTGCGTCGCCCTCCAGCTGACCGACGGCCGCATCTACGTGAACGCCCGCGACCAGCACGGCGCCGACCCGGCCACCCGCGCGGTGGCCGTGAGCGAGGACGGCGGCCGGTCGTTCACCGCCGGCTTCCGCCCCGAGCCCGCGCTCGCGTCGCCCGTGGTGCAGAACTCGGCGATCGCCCTGCACGACCGGGACGGCCCGCTGATCGTCTACTCCGGCCCGTCGCACCCCGCCAAGCGGCGCGACATGAC
This genomic interval from Posidoniimonas corsicana contains the following:
- the ffh gene encoding signal recognition particle protein; protein product: MFENLQDGLSSALKSISGKGKLSESNMRDGLKLVERSLLEADVSYEVVRTFMKNVTEVAVGEKVLKSLNPSQQVVGVVHQQLIELMGPVDHSLHLKGPGDVTVLMMCGLQGSGKTTSCGKLGRMLKSRGRKPLLVAADLQRPAAIDQLHVLGEQLDIPVYSERGEQDPVKVCNNAVKQAKKLGADTVILDTAGRLHIDDELMGQLERIDKQCSPEQIYLVVDGMTGQDAVNSAKAFNEALEIDGVIMTKLDGDARGGAALSVKEVTGVPIKFIGTGEHLDALEEFHPDRMAGRILGQGDILSLVEKAQSEFDEEEMRAQEEKLAKGEFTLDDFKKQLKQITRLGPLRKVMGMIPGMKGMMDSMGDMDPEQDMKQLFGIIDSMTPAEKRDPKLIDQSRRRRIAAGSGVEPHQVNDLVKMFEPMAQMMKSMAGKGMKDRMKMFNQIKGEMMQNPTGALTRKKQGTGKRLSSKDKAMARKEREKMIKKLRKQKKKR
- a CDS encoding creatininase family protein translates to MPARPYVLAECTLPMVRQAESRVAVLPWGATEAHNLHLPYATDNLEAEAVAIESARRAWERGARAVVLPTLPFGVNTQQLDLPLTINMNPSTQALVLRDVVDSLAGQGVPNLVVLNFHGGNHFNQMVRELQARTTVFLSVVNGFAVVPRDGYFDHGGDHADELETSLLLHLAPDLVRPLDEAGPGAARQWRIQAFREKWAWAPRQWTKVTDDTGVGDPSAATADKGARYFDAVTAKVADFLVDLAEADPNDCYE
- a CDS encoding sialidase family protein; translated protein: MPPIRLLAALPLLCLATAGVPAAAAEPPKTTVYRSGHDGYHTFRIPVLLRAANGDLLAFAEGRKNGPGDAGDIDLVVKRSTDGGATWGRLQLVQDEWDSPDAGVTLGNPTPVVDAADPEHPGRVWLLFTRDNDRVFSCFSDDHGATWSDRVDITADVKDPDWNWYATGPVHGLQLTSGPHAGRLVIPCDHRSRSTGGWGAHLVYSDDHGRSWQIGARDTTEPDSAVHPNECVALQLTDGRIYVNARDQHGADPATRAVAVSEDGGRSFTAGFRPEPALASPVVQNSAIALHDRDGPLIVYSGPSHPAKRRDMTLRLSRDNAATWAERCVVGAGPAAYSDLARLADNRVGLLYEAGDKLYDQIVFCSFDLDELDWQPTPQ